CATATTCAAGAACATCATAATGTGaggttattttttcatatatttcaaattatgtaagtaatcaaaatattattaaacatATGGAATGTAGAGCTCCAAATAGAGTATCCTCCAGTTTGGGTCTGCagcaaataatgtttatttatttatttatttatttatttaaataaacttgCCAACTTGCATAGTCAGTcagggtattattattattatccttaaacacacacacacacacacacacatcaatggcaaaaaagtaagaaatactgtacattgttTAATTGTTTCAGTTTATATAATTGACTCATTAATATTCACAAACAGGTTTGTTGAAAGTCTTACTCATAATGATGTGGTCCCTCACAGATGATTTGTGATTCTATATTTTCTCCACATTGTTCATATTATTATACATAGTATTCATGTGATATGCGCAACCAACATATTTTGTGTATAAAGCCAATGGTTCTGATTggttatttgtcattttatcaAGCAATATTTGAGCTTGGCTATTGCTGTCTTAAATAAGGGTTGGtgataaaatggctgccatgttgGTTATAAAAGCCTTAATCCCCATTTTCTTCAAAAAGCCTCtatcacataaaaatgtattttgttgtggttgtttaccatttaaaatgtaaaaatgcatacTATTTAGTaatcaataatgaaaatataaatattaatatttttataaagtttttttgaagagagagagagtgagagggagagtaaaAAGTGATCATTTTCAATGTCGCGCCATTGCTTACAGTCATGGTGACAGCATGTCGTATCCAGTGAGACTTTGGGCAGGCTGCTATGGAATGAGTTTTCCCCTAGCCAGTTAATTAACCTGAGCATATTATTCATGTTGTTAATGTTATCACtacgtaaaaaataaaatttgaatgcaaaataaaaaatatagagAAAATGCATTGTTGTTTCTCAAGTCCATAGGGCTGatttcaatttgaatttgagagagagagagagagagagccaccaGCACCTAAATGTGTGCAAATAAAGTATTCATATTCTAATATGAATATAGGTTTcacttaatattttacattttgtacatgAAACCCCGCGTTTGCTATTTATTGCTTAAGTTTAGTAAGTATTCTGTTctgcattattcattttgtcCAAATTCTACAAATTCTACTGAATATTTTCAAGATgtgctgtattttctttcttctcctcagATCGCTTTGCTTCTCGTTCTGTCTGACAGGAAATGCCAAATAAACACACCTGCCTTTTCAGCCTCGTTGGTGAGTCCAGTTTAATACAATTAAAGACTGAAAGCATTACATTGTTTGGTCAAACAGTTTCCAAGACTCTGCAAATCTCCTTACATTTGGAGTCAATGTGTGAtctggatacatttttttgtgaaatgaagtcaagCTTCTTTGTTCATAAACCACAGCACATTTTTATGTAAGAGCCtaataaagtatatttttatcatATGGGCTCACACTGTAAGCTGATGTTAAACTATGAAAAGGAAAGACACAACTCAGAAAGTAGCTTGAATTgtcttaattatattttcatgaGTATCAAACAGGTTTGCTTATGAACAGCTTTGTATCAGCTTGCTCATTGAGTTTCAGAAAGCAATTAAATCAGTAAAGAAAATCCTAAGAATCCTCAAACTCAAACTATCGCGAATGCAAGATGCTTGAGAAACTCATGTACTGTTGATAATGTTCTTCCACCTTGTATAcccttttttgttctctttttatttctttgtatcATGGTATCTCTTTCTTTTTGCAGACTTCCCTCATCTGTCTttttgctgccccccccccccgatacaATCTTACAAATTCACACATACCTAGGTACAGTGTATTGTCAGAGCAGTAATTTGCATCAAAATGGACAATAAcatcaactctctctctctctctctctctctctctctctctctctctctctctctctttccctctccatctccctctctctctctctctctctccttctccctctctctctctcagtgctgtgcCTGGGCTCAGTAAGATGTGTGGAGTTCTATGAGCAGCAGGGCAAGACTGCCAAACTGCCCTGTGGCAGGGCTGAACGGTGGGAGTATAATTCAGTGTTGATTATCAGAGAAGATAGTAGGACAGGAAATGCACTCAAAGGTGACtcagccaaaacaaaacaaaacaaacaagtaaTCACACCCTGCTCCCATAACAGCCACAAAGTGATGCTTTTTTGAGGAAAGTACTTTGAgtgcttatttattattattattattatacatctccataaatacaacatttgaaataacttaagtaataacaaaataataataacaaaaaatctGTAAAGTAATAACATTTTCGAAACCCATACAGTAACCTACTATTTTGGAGTTTGgtcttttgttattgttaaaatacagttttgctCCATATAATGGTCTCATACAGAACAAAAAGTGCATCCAGGGTGGAGATTGTTGTGGAATGGGTGGGGAGCGTGGCGCTTGCCGTTTTAAGTGCTTCTGTCGTGATTTCAGGCCCGGCGCCCATGAAGGAGAGAGCCAAGATGAAGGGGAGCAGTTTAGAGATCTCCGGCCTAGTGACTGCAGATGCTGGGACTTACACCTGTAAGAGTAGAGATGCAGGCACGATAGCGCACCAGCTTTACGTGATCTCAGGTGAGGCAGCGAGGACTGTGGGATTGGCACCCGCGGACAGACCCGCCCTCGGCCCGTCGTGACCCCGCCTCTCCTGTTCTCTAGTCTCCAGCAGTCCCGTCAGCCCCCTCCTCCAAGGGACCCAGGCGGAGCTGCGATGCCAGGTTTCGGGCGGCTCCAAAGTGACGCCCTCGTGGGTCCGACCCAACGGGGCCATGGTTAAGACCTCGGAGGCGGGTTCGTTCACCCTGCAGTCAGTGGACGTCGCCGACGGCGGGAAGTGGGCCTGTCAGCTCAAAAAGGAGAGCAAGATAGACCTGCCAATCACTGTGCTAGGTATGTAAACCACACCCACCTCACACTTGCAATTTCAGTTTCGTGATGGAGGAgagctggggggttgggggtgggggatgaaTTTACACTTTAGTCATTTGGCAGGTGCGTTTCGCCAAAGAGACTTTGAGAGGTGCATTTAACATGTAGCACAAGTTCCCCTCAGAGCTACAGATGGACGAAGGTACAGTCACGTGAGTGCCACCGTCAAGCTACCTGTCCCGAggcctgtttttctgtgtgtcgTTGACACATTGAGGTGGCGCCTGTGCACCTTATTCCCCGGACTGTatcacacatgcaaaatggcCGCGTCTGTCCATCCCCGGCAGGTCTGAGTTCGACTCCCGCGGTGACCGCAGGCCCGGGGGAGCCCGTCGTCCTCCGCTGCGAGCTCTCCCAGAGCGGGCTGGTGGGCTCGCTCGGCCtccaggagggggggtgggagaggctCTCCCCCAACCCTGCCCGCCTGCTGTCCCTGGAGAAGAGGGCGGACGGGCAGCTCTTCTGGAACGGCACAGGCGCGCGGGGGAGCGGCCTGAAGTTCTCCCAAGAAAAATTAGACGGCAACCTTTCTGTGACGCTGAAAAAAGTGAGTTTTCCCGTGTACTCAGGCTTGCCCATGCCCTCACTCAGAAACATGCTCAGTGTTCATTTAACTCTAACAAAGTTCCTGGCAGTGGAAGAGGAATCAGATGTACTCAGCGTGGACTTAACACTGACCGGTTTACTATCTAAAAGCCTCTCACCATcatcccttttttccccccattgaAAACTGCAGTTTTTATTGCTTTGGAGGATGATGGCCTCCTTCCAGTCGATTACTCccacagcagagcagtgtgctACTCACAACTCAACAGCTTTGCTGTCTGCCACCCCAGGCGAGATTGCGGAGGGGTTGGGAGCGAGATAGCAATTCGTTTCGCCACCTCTCCCCAGACGGATGGTGCCCTGGACTGAGAATGCCCTTGTGGCCTATGTCTAGTGTCTAGAACCAGCCCTACACTACAGTATCACAATACGGCAATCACTTTTCTCCTGAAGTTACAGTATGCAGCGTAAACTGTTTCACTGGCTAAAAACTAGCATTTATACTTCAGTTTGTtacgcctttttttttttaggttttttcaATTGGCAATTTTTAGGTTCATTTGAATGTGGTTCAGAAAGAATAAGAAATTAAtccagaaacacacaggtgtaaaaacaatgcagacaaagacaaagaaacaatacaagtttaattatttatgtaagTGAAGAGCTGAGTTTCTCCTCTGGGTCTAATTACGGTTGCATCTATCCTTTGGTGAAGCATCAACCGGTTGTGAATCTTGCTCTGTTTATAATAGCACAGTGTTCTGTAGGAACGTTACAAACCAGTGCTGTGTGACCACTGCAGGACAACACATTAGGGCATATCAATGTGAATGATTGCTGATATCAATGTTAAGTGTATGATTGCAGATATCAATATTAAACAAATGATTGCCGATATCAATGTTAAGCAAATGATTGCCGATATCAATGTTAAGTGCATGATTGACATATATCAATGTTAAACAGATGCTTGCCGATATCAGTGTTAAGTGAATTATTGCCAATATCAATGTTAAGTGAATGATACAGAGCTTGCCATGTTGTGCAGGTGACCGTGCAGCAGTCTGGGAAGTACCAGTGCTTCCTGAAGTTCAAGGACAGAGGGAACGTGACGGCTCAGGTGTCgctggaggtcaaaggtcagtctGACGAGACTAACCATGGCGGAGGCACTATCGGTGAGGGCTCTCAGCATTCTACGCCCTGAGGGCGACGCTGTGTGATGGTTGACACTGATCTGATTGGTGTGCTTCATCACTGGGGCTGTAATCTTCCTCCTCAGGGGACCAGCCCAACAGCAAAGGCGTTTTCCTGGGCTTGAGCCTGTGGGTCTGGCTGGCCATTGGAGTGGGGTGTCTGGTTCTGATTgttctcatcatcatcaccgtGCTCCTGAGTCAGAGGAACAAGAGAATGAAGGTGAGCACAAGGGGCTGGAGGTCAGGGGAGGTTTGACATATTCAGACGTCccctgacatcacttcctggaTTCAGCCCCCTTCAAATGTCTGTGTTTACAGCTGTTGTTGCGCCCTGCTTCAGTCGCACTGCTGTATATTTGGTGCATGTAAAGGGAGAGATGGTAATAGGATTTGATGGGCCTACTTGTTGAGTGGTTTATTGCCTTCATAATTCCAGTGTTTATTTGGTGTAGTGATTGCCTCTCTCATACATGAGAGTGCAAGAcggtgagtgggtgagtgagagggagagagacagagagaaagagagatagatatttttatctcttttctctttctgagagagaaacaaacaacagtaacttttttttctcctgcagaGGAGAGCAAGGAAGCTGAGGTCGATGAGGCAGCCCTTGACAGCCAGAGACTACTGCCGGTGCAGCAGGTAACTGACACTTCCTCACAGAAAAGCCGTCGTCTGCACCAGTCACCGCTCACGTCATCGCCAGGCGCCGCTGCTTCAgtgatgtgatgtcacaatgagaGGCGCACGCTGCAGCGCGGTCATAACAGAATGTTTACATTGTGACGTTGTGGGTTGTCAGAAGTACCGTTGGCCGTCCAAATGGAAGACGGAGGGGGGATGCACCGTCCGAGAAGGGATGCCAGCGCTGAGAAGAAGAGGATGAAGATCAATCGAGCGAAGGCAGAGAGAAGATGGGGAGCGTGTGTATGGGGAGTGTATCAAAGGGACTGTAAGAATGTTGGCTGCCATTTCTCCGCCTAGGTTTGTAGTTTTGCCTGCTGTCCAAACGGTGTCTGGCACTGTGTCGTCTGGTCTTGAGCCCCACCAGGGTTTCTTTTCCCTTGTCATCCCATGCGCTGACAACTAAGAGTGGAACAAACTTCCAGATATGTATGGGCtaaattttcccctttttttccctaCTAATTTCCATCTACACCCCCTTTTCCTGCTGACAGAACCTCACCTTAAATATGTGTTCCTGTCCACTTTATGAACCCCTTTATTCTTCCCCCTGAGCCTCCTGTTGCTAAGCCCGAGAGATTATGTTTCTTAAGTCTTTCTTTGtaacttttacatttgatgcCTGGAACCAATTTAGTTGCCCTTCACTGTAATGAAGCGAAGGCCACGTTCTGTATGAATGTGAGATATTGTACGAACTGTGACTGAGAATGACACAGGATCAGGAAGTAGCTCATAATAGGGAGGTACTGAGAAAGATACTGTAAttatgcatttctttaaaaaaaaaaaaacttgtattgCTTTATTCTGTATATGAtcatttgtaatattattttgtattatgtcAGCCTCACGTGCATTTATCTCAATAAACACagccaatttaaaataaaaggcaatTCTGTTGTGTTGGCTTTACTTATTATATTCTGAATCAAACCTATAAAGGTTTTCAGCCCCTGGCAGGCTCTcaatggaaattgcatttttgtaaTCCTTCACAAGTCGCCATTGGACTGTGGCCGTAACTTTGAACAGCAGGTAGCAGAAGCTTATTGAGTTAAGACAGAAAAGCTCATAAAGAATTCACTCTCCGCCCACAGGAAAACCCTCTCCAGGGCTGAATCATGCATATTCTGTTGACCCAACTGTCTGCAGTTTTCAATAATCTCGCCTACGACAGCTGAAGACCGACCATCGTAGCTCCGGTTTGCCGTGTTATATAACCGCTTTGAGCACCCttttcactccccccccacGCCATGTGACAAGGGCCTGCAGTAAATTCCGTATCAAGAAATAAATTCTGTTCAGgcattatttttactttcatgGATTTGTGgtgcctatttttttttttgaggttgcCAGGCCATTTTCAACTGCCATTCATTCAAGCTTCAGGCACAGATTGAGTGAGGGCTGTGCCTTTTCTGAAGCATAATCATTTCTCCCCACCGTCTGTCTACTAAAGTGGAAAGCACTATAATAAATGAATGGGGTTTTTTTCACCTTCTTTCATTATTTGCTTTTgtgaaggtttttaaaaaatttttttttttttttttaacgttttcaCATAGAAAAGCCCAGCTgcggttgttgttttttatactTTGAATGTGTTTCCTCTCAAACCTTGCCCATTTCTACCGGTTTCTTTTGACATTTGCATGAACAGTTGTTAACGtggctgacttttttttttgtctaaatcAAGAACCAAGGCCAATATCCCGGACTAATCACAAGCACCGGTACAGAGCAGAGATATTTGCAGGAAAACCGACTGACTCAGCCACTGCAAAGAAAGTGTAATGAAAAACTGACACAAGGTACACAGCACTAACAAATATTATGGAGACACCAAAAGGAGCTCAAGTCAAatagataaacaaataaagaataCTAATTTTAGCTGTAGTAATAAATCTATAGTTCCTTGGCTGCTGCATACAGTATAAGAACATTAATGAGGTTAGGCCCTGCCTTGgcttgttgctgttgttgttttgtaacCCTTTAACACCTTTTCTGGCCTGATACCCATTGTCAGGTGTGTgcccccatacacacatacacacacacacacacacacacatacaaactggTGCAGAGGGatgcacacaggtgtgtgaacagaatttttttttttttttttttgaaacacttGCAGGCTCACACTCTACCACAGACAGTCAAGCACTTTCACTCACGTGCATCACAAAacgcttttcatttttaattttctgtttccCGTTCTGGAACTCAAGGTTGTGCAGCTGCCtttttaaagcttgttttgGCAATTTTAGTGAAGAGAACATGACATTACCTGCCTTACCATCGTTGCTAAAACTGAAGCTCAACTTCTTCCCTGGccaataatgaaaaacaatgaaaagtcTGTAATTATCCTGttgttcattaaaattaaatcactTTCAACTTACCTTTCACGGGAATGTGAAAGCCATCTCCCTGCGCTGTACATTCAGAGTAAATCAGTGTCTGTAAAGAGGAGGTTCTTCACCACGTTATTTCACACACAGTGTCGTATGAAATTTCCTTCTCTCTATCTCCAGTCATCAACATTCAGACCCCTTCTCAACCACCAgttccctctttctctgaaaAATTATTCAGTCTGCCTCCCCCACCAAACCGCttggagaggaagagtgagaaagGGGGATAGAAAGACGATGCAACAGTAGCTGCCTGGAGGTTTTGGTGGTGAGGggtgacacaaaaaaaaagaatagtgtTTCAGCTGCGAATTTCAGCTCTCGTCACTACAGACTCTTATTTTTACAGTGTGCTGCATCCATGCCATTTGCCTGATGCAATGAGTAACTGCAAAACAGGTACTCCTGCCCCCCGCTCAGCTGTCATCACATTCATTTAACGTGAATtgaaacacatgcacagtaaATCATTAGGACGTACACAGTAAGATCTATCTACACATTCCCACTTTCTTAAAATTTCTACTGTTCTTTAAAGGCATGCGAGTTCAGCTCTCCTCCTCTTGGACCAGGTGTTATtgatttcattcattattcactGAGCGGTCTCTTTgttcagagtgacttacaggGTTATCAAGCCTGGGTTCTCCGGTGCATATCATAGGGAGCAGTGACAAATAAGGGCATGTCCTCTGAGCAGGAAGAAGCCCAGTGGGTCTCAGTAAAGAATGAGACAGGCGGCGGTAGTGGGTGTACAGCCACATAAGAACATACTGTCACTGGGAAAACCTTTCCTGATTTAAATCGTGGAGATCCGCGCGTTGCTATGGCATggcgtcaaaaaaaaaaagcatgtaacGTAGCAACCGGGCAATCAGTAATGAACGATGCAGGTGTGAAATATTTGCCATGTCCAGCAGTGATCGGTGAATGAATTAATGTGTTTACAGTCCGGGTGAGACGTATGGCTTTGCGTTTCACACAGGATGACTGCCCGTATTTGGCAACACTGAGCATCCCCACTGCGTTTTCGAGCGGCTCGCCAGAACGCAGAAGGTAATTAACAGATACATCCTACATGAGAtaactgcaataaaaatgaaattgttgtTCGCCTCGGAGTTTCCCTCTCTAAATATTATGTCACACTATTAAAGTATTAAAATTACGTCAAAGTATTTTCTATAGATATTTGTAGAGAGTCTGCTGAAAGAAAATCAGTGGTTTTTGATGAATAACCATGAAGGTGAACAGTCTTTGGAAAAATGGACTGTGAGGTCAACATAATTCACTTCGTTAAGATCACATATAAAAGGGGATGTGGTGTTaacttccatttttaatttccctgaAACGTGTTACCGGAGAATCTGATTGTGTTTTATGGAGTAACTGCAGAGTAACAAACAGAGTAACTCTCACATATGTGCTGTCAATGTTTTAACTTGTCTTATCTCATCTGAGATATTTTTCATTCTGGTTTACACGTAACTTGTATGTGTGAAATCTTCTATAAAGTCCATATTTATAACTAACATAAGCAATTTTCAACCCGAACGCAATGCTTCTGGTATTGGATATTCAAAGGGCCGTAGCGCTGTGTTTCTTGGCTTCCTTATGCCCTTAGGACGATCATTGCTGTGCAGTACCTtatctttttatacatttatacatgttATTATGATCCATCTTTCTTAGACCAACTAGGACTCTGAAAGgggaagagagtgagtgagagagagagaggggaggggggaggagggaggtagATCAAATGGCATGGTTtcctgtgagtgtatgtgtgactgcTTGTCATGAGCTGGTAATGTCAGTACTGAACCTAACACTGTACTAGACACATCACGCTCCTGCAGGTGAGTaccgtgtgtgtttttatgggCTTTTCTCACTGATAAATGGATGGGGCACATTTAGCCCATGGAGTAAATGTCTAGGATGGGTGCAGCAGGCAGGGTAGAACAGTGACACACCGGCGGACGCCTGGCGGACACGGCAAGGCCACTATGGGAGGGCAGGGACGGGGTTAAACTCAGGaatagaaagagagggagtaCCGATTGAGATGGAttacggagaaaaaaaaaataaccaaaattttttttaaaaagatcaagcgaaaaaaaacaaaaaacaggttgAGAAGGTGAACACAAATATTGATGATTATGTAAGGCTCGGCCTTGGATTTGTTGACATTCAGGTTGTAATCAGTCGCTGGATGAGTTTATGCACGTAGTCTTTTCGATTTGCCAGGCAGTGTGTTGGGAACAGGTGTATAACACAAACAGTAACGACAACTGTCTACCAGaaataagaatatatttaaatagacAGAGCAAATTGAGTGTCACATGCAAAGTAAATGTAACTCACAAGGAGTTAGAACAAAACTGCTGTCGCTCTGggaacattttacattttcttattcACACTGAACCAAATTTTAGATGCTTTATGAATTAATTGAgttctattttttccccttcatttaTTCAGATGAATCTCTGAATAAAGAATGCTGGAAAGTTTAGAAACATTATATGTGTTAACACTACATCTCTCCGTTGACAGGCCTGTTTGGTAACAGAAAATCTCACGCATTTTGCCAGATTTTGTATACCACACTGTATGCAGTTAGATTAAATGTCTTTCATATGTACATAGAGTGCTACAGTGTAATAGATAATATAGCCGTACTCAACAGGTACCAATACCTAGTAGTGAGATGTGGGAATACCGCCATTAATGACAATTCCTAAACTCAATGTATTTTACTCCCAGGGTTTGGAGTATCTTTAAGACACACAGACCAGGCTAATCTAATTTTGAATGTGATGTTTCTGACCTCTTCAATACGTGTAATGTATGAAAATGCAATCTGTTTAGGCCGAGGGCAACAATGATGCCCTCTTCGACGGCCGCTCTAAATGCAATGGCATTTAGACGATGTAATATATTGTCAAAATGAcgacaataataattaaaaacggTAGCTTCTTATCATAGCGAAACCTATTGCTATTATAATAAATTCTGAATGCTTTTATAGCTTTTCTAATCTTTGAGGCCTGCAGGATTAGACAAAAAACCTGCCTCCATATGCAGAGAATTTTCTTTAAAGCACTTAATCAGAATGCATAATACGTTAGCCATACACAGGAGATCCACAAATCTCATGGTGTGCCCATTTTTCTATAAATGTTGATGAAAATAGGATTACAAGTTTATAGTCAGACCAATACGCATACCTACACATTGATAGAATTTTACTGCCTACAGACTGTCAATATTGTTTATATATCTCTGCAAGACAAGCTCCCTCTTTTAGTTTATAATTCTCTTGTTATTGTTCATATTGTCTAATTTCCAAAAGGCTACAGCACATATATCAGACAGAGCAAGTATAGGTCATATGAAGGAACCCAGTCAGGTTGTTATGGAGTCAAACTGCTATAACTTCCATGTTGCAATACAGATATGAACCCGCTATGTACATCTGTGCTCTAAGCTTATGGATTTGATATAACAGAGACTGTAACGTaccattatgtatttattaagcAAATTTTCTATTAGACTTGTATTACAGATGTTTGAGATATCCCACACACAGTGTAAACACGTTAATATCTGCGCATCTGGATTAATAGGGGTCAAATATGGAAATATCTCAaaacaagggaaacacaaacAATAGTATATCTCAAATGCTATTACAATGAATGATAATCTACAGAATATCTCATTCATACGAAATGTTTATGAGTATAAACAATGATCAACTGCCAGAAATGAATCACCTACCTGATGCACTGCACTCTATGAAATAATAACAGGAATTTAAAATCATGCACATTACATGTTGTACGCATGGTTCCGAACATCCTAATATGTGTTGCTgcatagatttatttatttatttatttagaaaggcaataaagcacattttcaaataatttcaaataatattcaatattaagtAAATTAAGTGGATGCTGATGGCTGATACATATTTGTTGTGCCATGATTTGCATATTACAGTGTGAGGCTATTACATGCCTCCTACCAACATCTTCAGAGTGGTCAGACTGGCGAGATTCATTTGTGTGCCATTGCGCGCTACGCCACTTCAACAATTTGCATTGTTCTGGTATTCTGTGAAACATCAGTATGTACAATACAAGACCCAACTTTAACATTCTTTCAAAAATGCTAGTAATACAATAGATTATATAAGATATATTGGAAATGGTGAGTTATGTGTAATGCAGGTACACGTAAACCTTTCCAATGCTGCACCTACCTAGATTTGAGATTGGTCAACATTGGCCATGTATTGCATATGCACTAAACTCTTAAGCCACAAAATATTGCTTTACGGTCTTTACAGTCACAATCAAATGAGTGCAAACGAATAGTTCAGGCAGCGTTTTTTCCAGATGTTTAAATAAAGTGTTAAAATAGTAAATTAACTGCCTTTCGGCCTAAATTGCTTCCTCTTTAATTTGCATTCAAAAATATGCTTAGATACAGAGAGGTTCAGGCATGTTTTGGTTCTTTCCAAACAAAAAAGCCCTGCAGAGATTCATATGGCATAggtcaataaataataaatgcatgtgcacGGGGTTACTATATGTACAATAAAAGTGTCAACAGCGGAGAACAGCATCGCTGTTGAACAAGATTTATTTAGTTGCTCAGCGGATGCACACAGCGCCTAGATGGGGTAAAACACAACGCACTCTATCAGTTGGAAATTTACTGAAGGATATCAATAGACACCTCAGTCAAAGGTGCAGGTTCAGTGCCCCTGTCCTCTGGCCACAAGCCTCACTGGCGAGCCACGACAGCACATTTCCATCCCCGTGGAGGCCGAAGGGCTTTCATCTCAACGTCCGCTGCGGAGCTGAGGCCGGTGGTCGACGTTCGGAATGAAATGGCGAGAATGGCAGATCCATACATTTGATTTGTTCTGCTGCCACACAGCATATAGTCCATGTTCCCCTGCTTCGGATGCAAGacaattttgcatttatttgttgttgttttttgtttttgtttttttttctggtgtggggcgggggggcgggggggggaggggggtgtggggggttctGTGAGATATTGCGCTACTGTTTAGGTACACTGTGCGAACC
This window of the Anguilla anguilla isolate fAngAng1 chromosome 1, fAngAng1.pri, whole genome shotgun sequence genome carries:
- the cd4-2.2 gene encoding CD4-2 molecule, tandem duplicate 2 isoform X1, producing the protein MLAFRLNLAESTVPSFLEMPNKHTCLFSLVVLCLGSVRCVEFYEQQGKTAKLPCGRAERWEYNSVLIIREDSRTGNALKGPAPMKERAKMKGSSLEISGLVTADAGTYTCKSRDAGTIAHQLYVISVSSSPVSPLLQGTQAELRCQVSGGSKVTPSWVRPNGAMVKTSEAGSFTLQSVDVADGGKWACQLKKESKIDLPITVLGLSSTPAVTAGPGEPVVLRCELSQSGLVGSLGLQEGGWERLSPNPARLLSLEKRADGQLFWNGTGARGSGLKFSQEKLDGNLSVTLKKVTVQQSGKYQCFLKFKDRGNVTAQVSLEVKGQSDETNHGGGTIGDQPNSKGVFLGLSLWVWLAIGVGCLVLIVLIIITVLLSQRNKRMKRRARKLRSMRQPLTARDYCRCSRSTVGRPNGRRRGDAPSEKGCQR
- the cd4-2.2 gene encoding CD4-2 molecule, tandem duplicate 2 isoform X2 encodes the protein MPNKHTCLFSLVVLCLGSVRCVEFYEQQGKTAKLPCGRAERWEYNSVLIIREDSRTGNALKGPAPMKERAKMKGSSLEISGLVTADAGTYTCKSRDAGTIAHQLYVISVSSSPVSPLLQGTQAELRCQVSGGSKVTPSWVRPNGAMVKTSEAGSFTLQSVDVADGGKWACQLKKESKIDLPITVLGLSSTPAVTAGPGEPVVLRCELSQSGLVGSLGLQEGGWERLSPNPARLLSLEKRADGQLFWNGTGARGSGLKFSQEKLDGNLSVTLKKVTVQQSGKYQCFLKFKDRGNVTAQVSLEVKGQSDETNHGGGTIGDQPNSKGVFLGLSLWVWLAIGVGCLVLIVLIIITVLLSQRNKRMKRRARKLRSMRQPLTARDYCRCSRSTVGRPNGRRRGDAPSEKGCQR